Proteins from one Shewanella pealeana ATCC 700345 genomic window:
- a CDS encoding DUF3306 domain-containing protein has translation MSGFLSRWNLRKQQVEAEGEANVAAEEAAAQKLAEEQALAAQQKAATEATTEQATPSVNDDAVAEEPTDKILTAEDLPDPEKIEVGGSFASFMGANVDPAAKSAALKALWKQPHYSEIDGLLEYALDYSNQPLLTPDVSAELAKKVFRHMVKDEDDVNEEQDELEAASDEMIAAEKSVQNESLNDAEPISDILDAHQDDLPQNEPESSDATTNKVV, from the coding sequence ATGAGTGGTTTTCTATCTCGCTGGAATCTGCGTAAGCAACAAGTTGAGGCTGAAGGCGAAGCCAATGTGGCGGCAGAAGAAGCTGCGGCACAAAAACTAGCTGAAGAGCAGGCGCTTGCTGCACAACAAAAAGCTGCAACTGAAGCAACAACAGAGCAAGCCACACCGTCAGTTAACGATGATGCTGTAGCTGAAGAGCCCACAGACAAGATATTAACGGCAGAAGATCTTCCTGACCCTGAAAAAATTGAGGTTGGTGGCAGTTTTGCTAGTTTTATGGGCGCTAATGTCGATCCGGCCGCTAAATCTGCAGCATTAAAAGCGCTCTGGAAGCAACCTCACTATAGTGAGATAGATGGCTTGCTTGAATATGCATTGGATTACAGTAATCAGCCACTATTAACACCTGATGTGTCGGCGGAACTCGCTAAGAAAGTCTTCCGTCACATGGTTAAAGATGAAGACGATGTGAATGAAGAGCAAGATGAATTGGAAGCTGCATCAGATGAGATGATCGCGGCTGAAAAATCAGTTCAAAATGAATCTTTAAATGATGCCGAACCAATATCGGACATTTTGGACGCTCATCAAGATGACTTACCCCAAAATGAACCAGAAAGCAGTGACGCTACCACAAACAAAGTTGTTTAA
- a CDS encoding DUF3305 domain-containing protein produces the protein MQHTESQWPMYVSLKKIEKQVGRWTSVQWEVDQMLPATHAAPEGANLILLELHKDERGSYRINIDMDNAMLYIVCDETEDGEWKPVAISADQNVAAGCLEADTPVLNIPMPKAIACWIEAFITRHGEVEICAHRRKHVNRRKNEGPSTDHTAERL, from the coding sequence ATGCAACATACCGAAAGCCAATGGCCAATGTACGTTTCTCTTAAGAAAATTGAGAAACAAGTCGGAAGATGGACCTCAGTACAGTGGGAAGTCGACCAGATGCTTCCTGCTACCCACGCCGCACCTGAGGGTGCCAACCTAATCCTACTTGAACTACACAAAGATGAGCGTGGCAGCTATCGCATCAATATTGATATGGATAATGCCATGCTTTATATCGTCTGTGACGAAACGGAAGACGGTGAATGGAAACCGGTCGCTATTTCTGCAGATCAAAATGTCGCAGCAGGCTGTCTAGAAGCCGATACCCCAGTACTCAATATCCCAATGCCTAAGGCGATCGCTTGTTGGATTGAAGCCTTTATTACTCGCCATGGTGAAGTAGAGATTTGTGCCCATCGTCGTAAGCATGTTAATCGTCGTAAGAATGAAGGCCCAAGCACTGATCATACGGCAGAACGACTATGA
- a CDS encoding formate dehydrogenase accessory sulfurtransferase FdhD translates to MTANKSNPTLIKTSTDVPLTIAVTAINENGEKVDKFIACERPLTVYLNWQPIVTLMTLGARAEALSLGYLKNQGFISDINKLESVIVDWDVNSAAILTSEKIENLDEKLSEKTVTTGCGQGTVYGDFMTGLDDIDLPTPQLKQSMIYSLLKNISAYNETYKNAGAVHGCGLCRQDQIFGFVEDVGRHNAVDTLAGEMWLNQDSGNDKLFYTTGRLTSEMVIKVAKMGIPVVLSRSGATQMGLELAQKLGITMIARAKGRHFLIYNGAENIEFDALS, encoded by the coding sequence ATGACTGCAAACAAAAGCAATCCAACGTTAATCAAAACCAGCACCGACGTCCCCCTTACGATTGCTGTCACCGCAATAAATGAGAATGGCGAGAAAGTGGATAAGTTCATTGCTTGCGAACGCCCTCTCACCGTCTACCTTAACTGGCAGCCTATTGTGACCTTGATGACACTGGGTGCTCGAGCAGAAGCGTTATCGTTGGGATACCTTAAAAACCAAGGTTTTATATCTGACATCAACAAGTTAGAGTCTGTGATTGTCGACTGGGATGTAAATTCAGCCGCTATTCTGACCAGTGAAAAAATCGAAAATTTAGACGAAAAACTGTCTGAAAAAACCGTTACAACTGGCTGTGGTCAAGGTACGGTTTACGGTGACTTTATGACTGGGCTCGACGATATCGATTTACCGACCCCGCAGCTAAAGCAAAGCATGATCTATAGCTTGCTAAAGAATATCAGCGCCTACAATGAAACCTATAAAAATGCCGGTGCAGTGCACGGCTGTGGCTTATGCCGTCAAGATCAAATTTTTGGTTTTGTTGAAGATGTGGGTCGTCACAATGCAGTCGATACTTTAGCAGGTGAAATGTGGCTTAACCAAGATAGCGGTAACGACAAGCTGTTTTACACTACAGGGCGCTTAACTTCTGAGATGGTTATTAAGGTCGCTAAAATGGGGATCCCAGTCGTACTGTCGCGCAGTGGTGCCACCCAGATGGGACTAGAGCTTGCACAAAAGCTCGGAATAACCATGATAGCCCGTGCTAAAGGTCGCCACTTCTTAATTTATAACGGTGCTGAGAATATTGAATTTGATGCACTTTCTTAA
- a CDS encoding helix-turn-helix transcriptional regulator, with protein sequence MTEPTELIYMSAKQVSEYLDLNEKKVYSMANDRILPATKITGKWLFPKILIDRWVMDSCHSGMLSDRMHITGSDDPLLSMLVARMMSQVGKSELISYSSTGSRLGLDLLSRGYADVCTLHWGSVEERSVRHPALLQGYANHQQWVMVHGYTRKQGLMMRPDMHHRCQELDKVSQQSWRWVARQAGAGSQQHLEQWLMKQGASFEELNSNIVAQSERELAGYIARNNADIGFGCQSVALESGLSFVPLVTESFDFVMPQGIYFRRQLQRLFNLLAEPQTQQLAATLGGYDLTDCGKLLWNGQ encoded by the coding sequence ATGACCGAGCCGACTGAGCTGATCTATATGAGTGCCAAACAGGTATCCGAGTACCTAGATCTCAATGAGAAGAAAGTCTACTCAATGGCCAATGACCGTATTCTTCCAGCGACTAAAATCACGGGTAAATGGCTGTTCCCAAAGATTTTGATCGACAGGTGGGTAATGGACTCCTGCCATAGCGGCATGCTGTCTGACCGTATGCATATCACCGGAAGTGATGATCCTCTATTATCTATGCTTGTGGCGAGAATGATGTCACAGGTGGGTAAGAGCGAGCTTATCAGCTATAGCTCAACGGGCTCTAGACTGGGGCTAGACTTGCTGTCTCGTGGCTACGCCGACGTATGTACATTGCACTGGGGTAGCGTTGAAGAACGCAGCGTTCGTCATCCAGCATTATTGCAGGGGTATGCCAATCACCAGCAGTGGGTAATGGTGCACGGTTATACCCGTAAACAAGGCTTGATGATGCGCCCTGATATGCATCATCGCTGCCAAGAGTTGGACAAAGTGTCTCAACAGTCTTGGCGCTGGGTAGCTCGCCAAGCTGGTGCGGGTAGCCAGCAACACCTTGAGCAGTGGTTAATGAAGCAAGGCGCCTCTTTCGAAGAGCTTAACTCAAATATTGTTGCCCAGAGTGAACGCGAACTCGCAGGCTACATTGCTCGCAACAATGCCGATATCGGCTTTGGCTGTCAGTCTGTGGCACTCGAGAGCGGCCTAAGTTTTGTGCCACTGGTTACCGAGTCTTTTGATTTCGTTATGCCGCAGGGGATCTACTTTAGACGCCAGCTACAAAGGCTGTTTAACCTGCTAGCCGAGCCACAAACTCAGCAGCTCGCAGCAACCTTAGGCGGTTATGATTTAACTGACTGTGGCAAGCTACTGTGGAATGGTCAGTAA
- a CDS encoding nuclear transport factor 2 family protein has product MNFKLDNLLVELELYLQKPEVRASRTELERLIGDDFLEFAATGHQFGKDEVLARLPDERQPHIEASLFTVRELSADVCQITYRAKLKKADDNVIGFSIRSSIWRKHRESWQIVFHQGTQCKPF; this is encoded by the coding sequence GTGAATTTCAAACTAGATAACTTACTCGTTGAGCTAGAACTCTATCTACAAAAACCAGAGGTGCGGGCTTCTCGTACCGAGCTTGAGCGTCTTATCGGTGATGACTTTCTTGAGTTTGCGGCCACTGGCCACCAATTTGGCAAAGATGAGGTGTTGGCGAGGCTGCCCGATGAGCGACAGCCTCACATAGAAGCGAGTCTGTTTACTGTGAGAGAACTATCGGCAGATGTTTGTCAGATTACCTACCGCGCAAAATTAAAAAAAGCCGATGACAATGTCATCGGCTTTTCAATACGCAGCTCTATCTGGAGAAAACACCGAGAGAGTTGGCAAATAGTGTTTCACCAAGGCACTCAGTGTAAGCCTTTTTAG